ATGAAATGTCTGCCTGAGTGGTCATTATCATGTAGACAGGAAGCAGGGCCAGGAGATGAAAAGGGTCTCTCTCCCTTTTAAGAGTCCCTGACTAGTGAGGGTTCCTCTGTGCTCTCTGAAAGTGATGGAGCTCCAAAGATCTTGGCAAGCAGCCCTCGGTTGGAACGTGCCTGGTCCTTGGCATTAGCTAAGCGAGCCCGTTCACTTCCTCCCGGCCGAGCTGCCTTCCGGGCTCTCAGCTCTTGCTCAGTAGGACGCTGGGCAAAGTTCCAGGAGCCATTCGGGCGGGAAGAGTCCCCATCAGTAGCAAGGAAGCGCTGTCTCCGTTCCACACTTCGAAGATAGAAGTCAGTCTCACGCTTGGCCTGGGCAACCTCGGCCCTGAGGCGCTGCCTGCGCACCTGGCGCTCAAAGGCAAGATGTTCGCTGAGGTGGGACCACGTGAAACGGTGCAGGTACTGTGgacaggaaaacaggaaaagatcCAGGTTAAGATATGTCAGGAATGCAGaggtgaagagagagagtgaggccaGCAAGAGGGAATGAGGTGCCTATGCTGGGGCTagggaggtgggaggatgagATGCGGCAGGCGAGCCTAACCCCCCTCACCTTGAGATTCCATAGGTCGTAACGGAAGGGGCTGCGCCTTCGGGCTCCCATGGGCGTGTTGTGAAGACTGGCCGCCACACGCTTGGCTACTCGCTTGTCCCGGAACTCCACCCAGCCCTCGGTGTAGTCCTTGCTGTACTTGGACCGCTTTTTCCCTCCCGTGGCTGAGGCTGACACTGCCTTCTTCTTGCGCCTCACGAACCCGTCTGTGAACCAAAGGCACAGCAGTGGTTTAGGAGGCCGACGTGGCACCCAGTCAACTTCATCTACGACCCCTAGGGCCAGGAACCCACCGCAAGGCCTTTCCCCATACGCCATTTCCCTACGTCAAACTCAATCTTTTCTTCAAACGTCAACTTCTGCATCCGATCGGCTCAGGACATTCTATTTAAAACTCGCACA
The Vulpes lagopus strain Blue_001 chromosome 10, ASM1834538v1, whole genome shotgun sequence genome window above contains:
- the ABT1 gene encoding activator of basal transcription 1; its protein translation is MCASMEAEELEKEVVGQEPLEGTDQKAEAEEEQEESEEAACGAKKRVVPGIVYLGHLPPRFRPLHVRNLLSAFGEVGRVFFQPEDGFVRRKKKAVSASATGGKKRSKYSKDYTEGWVEFRDKRVAKRVAASLHNTPMGARRRSPFRYDLWNLKYLHRFTWSHLSEHLAFERQVRRQRLRAEVAQAKRETDFYLRSVERRQRFLATDGDSSRPNGSWNFAQRPTEQELRARKAARPGGSERARLANAKDQARSNRGLLAKIFGAPSLSESTEEPSLVRDS